A window from Musa acuminata AAA Group cultivar baxijiao chromosome BXJ3-10, Cavendish_Baxijiao_AAA, whole genome shotgun sequence encodes these proteins:
- the LOC135581323 gene encoding uncharacterized protein LOC135581323 isoform X1 — protein MDKSKRSDLLAAGRKKLRQFRQKKDQKGGGKDGQSSSNGIKLEKDVDPGERTKKISEPDPGTLTSAIDSDVSEMDLLDPSSAVHHVDLRGVDSAQVVDQGSQDEGGDAEQAPIELPVVGEGSSSAFEIVHEEVRPPGLKQHDDESSDVGILVIDGETHETGGNVLLVALDTDREKQGATMADPGSGLEAAQDVVGLPYLPGERNKVQGDPVYSAENSGIMVLGIESGKEDHEMEKIEFQTDVIASKNLEVERAPEAYGFPILAEDSQELGTNFYHEHDEMAPQVSSDRIISLEDSSEMSLPYQDTSIKNTSAEGLTPRHHVVPNWSTSPGEKSEVPYLVTNDKDISANQNLEMASSNTGTSDESIQIEEYSENPSSSQLTSDNTVSLRENVEIPYFLETDYAQEKEEISAMVDGESLRTTVEEKRLHQTALEEVVQVQCRSSGELPEEISSSPQEMAEELKEEDYYPMSGSTVPVSSSVECYMLNRVVHDGVADELDKFTRYLYLTSVARDFLQFQLDEQTELNHEICKRSSVEHSKLQGFLQETHRNNIVVNEELAQCRYELGAMHAVKEELEIRLLSKNEELELLNNNFLELQSNLKVSQQELVQLSSELSACRCSLETAQKENVNLITSLTLETDLRKKIEEEKEFLASQNANLASDLLEQNERLCTALDKQNQLECIIKETGSYFEQLAEDNLYLSSSLSLHIAKLKEVEAEHFGSALLFKEAEFQENDYHAERVAPHDVAEDLQSTKGTSGVSCHGQSPLLRKVDNEQSDSFSILGVLKGHVQHAKDILQNLENSIEGLHLYSVLSSRSDGRAGASGVSKLIKAFESKENTEIASEEVHVSRGGLSDDSYALTKEQTSSLRGTIEQIELEIGKAEVHMGKEWNRRTISKSFQMDSQSLKQKSDSIQAKIDELVGNMSKNSCRIEDLQNQFDEIQQDVHDQSMKIYSQVELLQNEMNENFFISNQERDSIMDAILGAIEKLNKYTASQISDNCDVGSHVMASVDAATKSFVNLHEKLDAANLKYNTLHDSYNEQNKLLSTVLERNEFSASQMHKMYVSLWEHLYESHKSIGTIDAGMKADEILQLLPERYEMLIMHLRKLLDERLLFISKNNELESVLLTKNEEIQDLNKYSDALAKKLEDLQHAKNGLEAILMKKDEEFEESNKKCLDLASKLDCCGSKFDLCAPKLAESAKVTQMSDSMNNDSFSSLMQLEALVGSHIQEHEGTIEQLKLSKKCLLEVNIFPEISYDNLSLPLPMLLKVDFIPRVMELQAQLDSLCVSDIKHEIDLQFFKEYIGTMKEALEASRSELHLKARELEQSEQRLSSVREKLSIAVAKGKGLIVQRDSLKHSLAEKSSELEKCLHELQSKEAMLQEAEAKLKSYSEVDRIEALESELSYIRNSATALRDSFLLKDSVLQRIEEVLEDLDLPEYFHSKDVVEKIELLSKMVAGNSSFTMNDWDKKSSIGGSHSDAGFVVMDSWRDDSQAISNLEFDELKSKYEQLERKFYGLAEHNDMLEQSLVERNSLVQKWEEMLDKIDVPPQLSILEPEDKIEWLGKTLSETQDERDALQMKIKNLEASSDMLVVDLEESYKKLSEVSAEVVAIKSEKDFLSESLNKLNFEYLGLSEKVVQHDIDRDNFQREIDFLQKKLAEKIQGCDMEKEIWGLINLVRNAFYESDMSVALSDGNAIKHLEELVSKLVDEYTNLTSEKVLPKDAEELASNKSTLAIGDSVTGDVLHDKEQELINMRVELDKASSHVDLVKNERDEAIDRYHSLMLEIEALSRQQKLLQEEMTAEMEKNKSLLLQLDMMHKEKNALQEQLTQEEEKSSSTREKLNIAVRKGKGLVQQRDGLKQEIEEMNTMIAHLKSENNQRVEAFESEKKILVNQLAEAEQNLKISNQTLSRLLRALDGIDVGTEINNTDPLQKLEEIRKINIKLHSSLVSAEQEAKKSKRAAELLLAELNEVQERADILQEELGRAEAALLQASRQKDDAESARAVALRHLEENDLLHSEERKQQIDNLVELNSGIGQIKKVCFEFSDLLINTFTRHADLLSYIGTFVESIEKQLNCEIVTDLPSDCPFHEENLNSHHPVSELQLYELSEEQSVAENIGFSIQYVLECVSECNDLKRKIHKHFFSFDQQASHLLKIMEAVERKFSSQKEESDSLERAIAELELSIRGKENEICVINKNLSLLYQACSDLITDIENGNSQIAENNLALIGQSVTRSRQSPSEIGRQDIGNHQILTDDCIRSLVDKLFLIVKGTRNDETTELKAMISELQRELGERDVHTSRIAEELVSQIRNAEAVAKRSLTELDSAKTTICSLEKQVESMENDNRLLESRVAELKDLEASINGLHERIHSLNDSLTVKDQEIEALMEALDEEEAQVEDLENRNKELKNMVEEKSLTLENLEASHEKTLAKLSTTVTKFDELYNLSESLVAEVENLQSQLQSQESEVSFLRQEVTRCTNELLASQEINKKHSSEVHELLKWFDMTISRFGPSNLHMNGEDSQIRLYTDILDKSIASFMAELDDLRMKVSQQTCRTLPGPSEVEQMKNESASAGIVTHMRSGRKFNTDQIAIAIDTEKDDHVIDDEDDDKAHGFKSLTMSRIIPRVSRPITDKIDGMWVSGERLLMRQPTLRLGVLMYWVALHALLASLI, from the exons ATGGATAAAAGCAAGAGATCTGATCTCCTCGCCGCCGGTCGTAAAAag CTTCGACAATTTAGGCAGAAGAAGGATCAGAAGGGCGGAGGCAAGGATGGCCAATCCTCGAGCAATGGCATTAAGCTGGAGAAGGATGTTGATCCTGGTGAACGAACGAAGAAGATCTCGGAGCCTGATCCTGGCACTTTGACTTCGGCTATTGATTCTGATGTATCGGAGATGGACTTATTAGATCCGTCATCTGCTGTCCATCATGTGGATTTGCGTGGTGTGGATTCTGCACAAGTGGTTGACCAAGGATCTCAGGATGAAGGGGGAGATGCTGAACAAGCGCCGATTGAGCTTCCTGTTGTCGGTGAAGGCTCATCATCAGCTTTTGAGATAGTTCATGAG GAAGTGAGACCTCCTGGTTTGAAACAACATGATGATGAGAGCTCAGATGTTGGGATCTTGGTCATCGATGGTGAAACACATGAGACTGGTGGAAATGTTCTTTTGGTTGCTCTGGATACCGATAGGGAAAAACAAGGAGCCACCATGGCTGATCCCGGTTCAGGACTTGAAGCAGCTCAAGATGTGGTTGGATTGCCTTATCTACCAGGTGAAAGAAATAAGGTTCAAGGAGATCCTGTCTATTCAGCTGAGAACTCTGGGATAATGGTCTTGGGGATTGAGAGTGGGAAAGAGGATCATGAGATGGAGAAAATTGAGTTCCAGACAGATGTTATCGCCTCTAAAAATCTTGAAGTGGAGAGGGCTCCTGAAGCATATGGTTTTCCTATTCTAGCTGAAGATTCTCAAGAGTTGGGTACCAATTTTTACCATGAACATGATGAAATGGCACCTCAAGTGTCATCAGACAGGATTATTTCCCTTGAAGATAGTTCAGAAATGTCATTGCCATACCAAGACACTTCCATTAAAAACACTTCAGCAGAGGGACTGACACCTAGACACCATGTTGTTCCCAACTGGAGCACTTCACCTGGAGAGAAATCAGAAGTTCCATACCTAGTTACTAATgataaggatatttcagccaACCAAAATTTGGAGATGGCTTCCTCCAACACTGGTACTTCTGATGAGAGTATTCAAATAGAAGAATACTCTGAAAATCCTTCTTCAAGCCAGCTTACATCTGACAACACTGTTTCCCTTAGAGAAAATGTGGAGATTCCTTATTTTCTGGAGACTGACTATGCCcaagaaaaggaagaaatttCAGCTATGGTTGATGGAGAAAGCCTAAGAACTACTGTTGAAGAAAAACGCTTACATCAAACTGCCCTTGAAGAGGTGGTACAGGTTCAGTGCAGGTCAAGTGGGGAGCTTCCAGAAGAAATTTCTTCGTCACCTCAGGAGATGGCCGAAGAGCTTAAGGAAGAGGACTATTATCCCATGTCAGGATCAACAGTCCCAGTTTCCTCATCAGTGGAATGCTATATGCTAAACAGAGTTGTTCATGATGGTGTTGCGGATGAATTGGACAAGTTTACAAGGTATCTTTACTTAACAAGTGTTGCAAGGGATTTTCTTCAGTTTCAGCTCGATGAGCAAACTGAGTTGAATCATGAGATCTGCAAGCGTTCTTCTGTAGAACATTCCAAACTCCAGGGTTTTCTTCAAGAAACTCACAGAAACAACATAGTTGTCAATGAGGAGCTTGCACAGTGCAGGTATGAGCTCGGAGCTATGCATGCTGTAAAGGAGGAACTCGAGATCAGATTACTTTCTAAGAATGAAGAACTTGAATTACTTAATAACAATTTTTTGGAGTTGCAGAGCAACCTCAAAGTGTCCCAACAAGAATTGGTTCAATTGTCTTCTGAGTTATCTGCTTGTAGGTGTTCTCTTGAAACAGCACAGAAAGAAAACGTGAACTTAATTACAAGCCTCACGTTGGAAACAGATTTAAGGAAGAAAATTGAAGAGGAAAAGGAGTTTCTAGCCAGTCAGAATGCAAACCTCGCTTCTGATTTGTTGGAACAAAATGAGAGGCTATGTACTGCCCTTGATAAACAAAACCAACTTGAGTGCATTATAAAAGAAACAGGGTCATACTTTGAGCAACTTGCAGAGGATAACCTGTATCTGTCAAGCAGTTTATCTCTCCACATAGCAAAGCTAAAAGAGGTGGAGGCTGAGCATTTCGGGTCAGCTCTTCTCTTTAAAGAAGCTGAGTTTCAAGAAAATGATTATCATGCTGAACGAGTAGCTCCTCATGATGTAGCTGAAGATTTGCAAAGTACAAAGGGGACTTCAGGAGTGTCATGTCATGGTCAAAGTCCTTTGCTTCGCAAGGTTGATAATGAGCAATCTGATAGTTTTTCCATCTTGGGTGTTCTGAAGGGGCATGTACAGCATGCCAAAGATATACTGCAGAATCTTGAAAACTCAATTGAAGGGCTGCACTTGTATTCAGTGTTGTCGAGCAGGTCAGATGGGAGAGCTGGAGCATCTGGAGTATCAAAACTTATAAAGGCCTTTGAATCAAAAGAAAATACTGAAATTGCATCAGAGGAAGTGCATGTGTCCAGGGGAGGGctgtcagatgattcatatgcactAACTAAGGAACAAACATCCAGTCTTAGAGGTACAATTGAGCAGATAGAATTGGAGATTGGAAAAGCTGAAGTACATATGGGTAAGGAATGGAATAGAAGAACAATATCAAAATCCTTTCAGATGGATTCTCAATCTCTAAAGCAGAAAAGTGATAGTATTCAGGCAAAAATTGATGAGCTTGTAGGCAACATGTCCAAGAACTCATGCAGAATAGAAGACTTGCAAAATCAGTTTGACGAAATACAGCAAGATGTTCATGATCAGTCAATGAAAATTTATAGCCAAGTGGAGCTGTTGCAAAATgaaatgaatgaaaatttttttatctcaaatcaAGAAAGGGACTCGATTATGGATGCTATTCTTGGGGCCattgaaaaattaaataaatatactGCATCTCAGATCTCTGATAACTGTGATGTTGGCTCACATGTCATGGCTTCAGTTGATGCTGCCACTAAATCATTTGTCAACCTGCATGAGAAACTAGATGCCGCCAATTTGAAATACAACACTCTCCATGATTCATATAATGAACAAAACAAACTATTAAGTACTGTCCTAGAAAGGAATGAGTTCTCTGCCAGTCAAATGCATAAAATGTATGTGAGCCTTTGGGAACATCTGTATGAATCACATAAAAGCATTGGGACAATAGATGCGGGTATGAAAGCTGATGAAATTTTGCAACTTTTACCTGAACGCTATGAAATGCTTATTATGCATCTGAGGAAGTTGTTGGACGAGCGGCTTCTCTTCATATCTAAAAATAATGAGCTAGAGTCAGTGTTGTTGACCAAAAACGAAGAGATCCAAGATCTGAACAAGTATTCTGATGCTTTGGCAAAAAAGTTGGAGGACCTACAACATGCCAAAAATGGACTTGAGGCAATTTTGATGAAGAAAGATGAAGAGTTTGAGGAATCTAACAAAAAATGTCTTGATTTGGCTAGTAAGTTGGATTGTTGTggatcaaaatttgatctttgCGCTCCCAAGTTGGCTGAAAGTGCCAAAGTCACTCAGATGTCTGACAGTATGAACAATGACTCATTTAGTTCCTTAATGCAGCTAGAGGCATTAGTTGGATCTCATATTCAGGAACATGAAGGGACAATTGAACAACTTAAATTGTCAAAGAAATGTTTATTAGAAGTTAATATATTTCCTGAAATTTCATATGATAATTTGTCATTACCTTTGCCGATGTTGCTTAAGGTTGACTTTATACCTAGAGTGATGGAACTGCAGGCTCAGTTGGACTCATTGTGTGTGTCAGACATTAAACATGAAATTGACCTTCAATTTTTCAAGGAGTATATAGGTACGATGAAGGAAGCTCTTGAAGCATCTCGCTCAGAATTACATTTGAAAGCACGTGAGTTAGAGCAATCAGAGCAGAGGCTTTCTTCTGTCAGAGAGAAGCTTAGTATTGCTGTTGCAAAAGGTAAAGGATTAATTGTCCAGAGAGATAGTCTCAAGCATTCTCTAGCGGAAAAGTCAAGCGAGCTTGAAAAGTGTCTTCATGAATTGCAGTCCAAAGAAGCAATGCTTCAAGAAGCTGAGGCCAAGCTCAAGTCTTATTCAGAAGTGGACCGaatagaagctctagaatctgaGCTTTCTTATATTCGGAATTCTGCAACTGCTTTGCGAGATTCTTTTCTTCTTAAGGACTCTGTTCTTCAGAGGATTGAAGAAGTCTTGGAAGATTTGGATCTTCCTGAATATTTCCATTCTAAAGATGTAGTAGAGAAAATTGAATTGCTGTCCAAAATGGTTGCTGGAAATTCTTCTTTTACAATGaatgattgggataaaaaaagttCTATTGGGGGATCACATTCTGATGCAGGTTTTGTGGTCATGGATTCTTGGAGGGATGATTCTCAGGCAATTTCAAATCTGGAATTTGATGAGTTGAAAAGCAAATATGAGCAGCTTGAAAGAAAGTTTTATGGTTTGGCTGAGCACAATGATATGCTAGAACAGTCCTTAGTTGAGAGAAATAGCCTTGTCCAGAAATGGGAAGAGATGCTGGATAAAATTGATGTGCCCCCAcaattgagtatattggagccagAAGATAAGATTGAGTGGTTAGGAAAAACACTTTCTGAGACCCAGGATGAAAGAGATGCATTGCAAATGAAAATCAAGAACCTTGAGGCTTCTTCTGATATGCTTGTTGTGGACTTAGAAGAGTCATACAAGAAGTTATCTGAAGTCAGTGCAGAGGTTGTAGCTATTAAATCTGAAAAAGATTTTCTTTCTGAGAGTTTGAATAAACTAAATTTCGAATATCTTGGACTTTCCGAGAAAGTTGTACAACATGATATTGACAGAGATAATTTTCAACGAGAAATAGATTTCCTGCAGAAAAAGTTGGCTGAGAAGATTCAAGGGTGTGATATGGAGAAAGAGATTTGGGGACTGATCAATCTGGTTCGTAATGCATTTTATGAATCTGATATGTCTGTAGCTCTCTCTGATGGTAATGCAATCAAGCACTTGGAAGAATTAGTGAGTAAGCTTGTAGATGAATATACAAACCTCACATCAGAGAAAGTTTTGCCCAAAGATGCTGAGGAGCTTGCTTCTAATAAAAGCACTTTGGCCATTGGTGACAGTGTAACAGGAGATGTTCTACATGATAAAGAGCAGGAATTAATCAATATGAGAGTAGAACTTGATAAGGCTAGTTCTCATGTGGATTTGGTGAAAAATGAAAGGGATGAAGCCATTGATAGGTACCATTCTTTGATGTTGGAAATAGAGGCACTAAGTAGACAACAGAAATTATTGCAGGAAGAGATGACTGCTGAGATGGAAAAGAACAAGTCCTTATTATTGCAGTTAGATATGATGCACAAAGAAAAGAATGCTTTGCAGGAGCAGCTTACTCAGGAGGAGGAGAAGTCTTCTTCCACTAGAGAGAAGCTAAACATCGCTGTTAGAAAAGGGAAGGGACTAGTGCAGCAGAGAGATGGCCTGAAACAAGAAATCGAGGAGATGAATACTATGATAGCACATTTAAAATCTGAGAATAATCAGCGAGTAGAAGCATTTGAAtctgagaaaaaaatattagtgaaTCAATTGGCAGAGGCTGAACAGAACTTGAAAATTAGTAACCAGACACTCAGTAGATTGTTAAGGGCTTTAGATGGTATAGATGTTGGCACTGAAATTAATAACACTGATCCTCTTCAGAAGTTGGAAGAAATAAGGAAAATAAATATCAAGTTGCATTCATCCTTAGTTTCCGCAGAACAAGAAGCAAAGAAATCTAAACGAGCAGCTGAACTGCTTCTAGCTGAGTTGAATGAAGTCCAAGAGAGGGCTGATATCCTTCAGGAGGAACTTGGGAGGGCAGAAGCTGCACTTTTACAGGCCTCTAGACAGAAAGATGATGCTGAATCTGCAAGAGCTGTTGCGCTCCGTCATCTTGAGGAAAATGATTTGCTGCATTCTGAGGAAAGGAAGCAGCAAATTGACAATCTGGTTGAGTTAAATTCTGGCATTGGTCAGATAAAGAAAGTCTGCTTTGAATTTTCTGATCTTCTTATTAATACTTTTACAAGGCATGCTGACCTCTTAAGCTATATCGGGACCTTTGTGGAATCTATTGAGAAACAATTAAACTGCGAAATCGTGACTGATCTTCCATCTGATTGTCCGTTTCATGAG GAAAATTTAAATTCCCATCATCCTGTTTCAGAACTTCAGTTGTATGAGCTGTCTGAGGAACAGTCGGTAGCTGAAAATATTGGTTTTTCCATTCAATATGTGCTTGAATGTGTAAGCGAGTGTAATGACTTGAAGAGAAAAATTCACAAACACTTCTTTTCATTTGACCAACAAGCAAGTCATCTGTTGAAAATCATGGAGGCTGTTGAAAGGAAGTTCTCTTCACAAAAGGAGGAATCTGATTCTTTAGAAAGGGCCATTGCTGAACTTGAGTTGTCAATTAGGGGCAAAGAGAATGAAATTTGtgtgataaataaaaatttatcctTACTCTACCAAGCATGTAGCGATTTGATCACTGATATTGAGAATGGAAATTCCCAAATAGCTGAGAATAATCTAGCCCTTATAGGGCAATCTGTGACAAGATCTAGGCAATCACCAAGTGAAATTGGCAGACAAGATATAGGAAATCACCAAATTCTCACAGATGACTGTATCAGATCATTGGTTGACAAGTTATTCTTGATTGTTAAGGGCACTAGAAATGATGAAACAACAGAACTGAAAGCTATGATCTCGGAATTACAAAGAGAACTTGGGGAAAGGGATGTTCATACAAGTAGAATTGCTGAAGAGCTTGTATCTCAGATAAGGAATGCTGAAGCAGTTGCAAAGAGATCCTTGACAGAACTTGATTCTGCAAAAACTACAATTTGTAGTTTAGAGAAGCAGGTTGAATCAATGGAGAATGATAACAGATTATTAGAGTCAAGAGTAGCTGAGCTAAAAGATTTGGAGGCTTCAATAAATGGACTACATGAAAGGATTCATTCCTTAAATGATTCTTTAACTGTGAAAGATCAAG AAATTGAAGCACTCATGGAAGCACTTGATGAAGAAGAGGCACAAGTGGAAGACCTGGAAAACAGGAACAAGGAGCTCAAAAACATGGTAGAAGAAAAGAGTCTTACCTTGGAGAATCTTGAAGCTTCTCATGAGAAGACTCTAGCAAAGCTCTCAACAACTGTCACCAAGTTTGATGAGTTGTATAATTTGTCAGAAAGCCTTGTCGCTGAGGTGGAAAACCTTCAGTCACAATTGCAAAGTCAAGAATCAGAGGTTTCATTCTTGCGTCAGGAGGTAACTAGGTGTACCAATGAACTTCTGGCATCACAAGAGATTAACAAAAAGCATTCATCTGAAGTTCATGAGTTGCTAAAGTGGTTTGATATGACGATTTCTCGTTTCGGACCGTCCAATCTTCACATGAATGGTGAAGACAGCCAGATTAGGTTGTACACTGATATATTGGACAAGTCAATAGCATCTTTTATGGCTGAATTAGATGATTTGCGCATGAAAGTTAGTCAACAAACCTGTAGGACCTTGCCAGGGCCTTCAGAAGTTGAACAGATG AAAAATGAATCAGCATCAGCGGGTATTGTTACACATATGCGCAGCGGACGCAAATTTAATACCGACCAAATCGCTATCGCCATAGACACAGAAAAAGATGACCATGTTATAGACGATGAGGATGATGATAAag CTCATGGCTTCAAATCACTGACGATGTCACGCATCATCCCGAGAGTTTCAAGGCCTATAACTGACAAGATTGATGGGATGTG GGTATCAGGGGAGCGGCTGCTAATGAGACAGCCTACATTACGCCTTGGGGTATTAATGTATTGGGTTGCATTGCACGCATTACTTGCTAGTCTCATTTGA